The Lycium barbarum isolate Lr01 chromosome 10, ASM1917538v2, whole genome shotgun sequence genome includes a region encoding these proteins:
- the LOC132612829 gene encoding agamous-like MADS-box protein AGL61 yields MEGKKTVRRQKIPTEKIENEGTRSASFSKRQSTLYKMANELVQQCDIDIGIILFSSTDKPYSFFHPTVEAVAHHFLNLELSQTIRLVATHVQTKVIKINNVLEEFETREELANKQTLQLDKVKKARKIGWWEHIEKFNGNDLIKFEAWLNAANFDMKYRLKQMENEATSSSQTSVENANDASDAS; encoded by the coding sequence ATGGAGGGTAAGAAAACTGTCAGACGTCAAAAAATTCCCACggaaaaaatagaaaatgaaGGCACTCGATCTGCCTCCTTTTCAAAACGTCAATCGACTTTATACAAAATGGCTAATGAACTTGTTCAACAGTGCGACATTGACATAGGGATAATTCTTTTTTCTTCGACGGATAAGCCTTATTCGTTTTTTCATCCAACTGTTGAAGCAGTTGCCCAtcattttttaaatctagaatTAAGTCAAACTATACGACTTGTAGCGACACATGTTCAAACTAAGGTGATTAAAATTAATAATGTACTTGAAGAGTTTGAAACTAGAGAAGAGTTGGCAAACAaacaaacacttcaacttgacaAAGTGAAAAAGGCTAGAAAAATAGGTTGGTGGGAGCATATTGAAAAATTCAACGGAAATGACTTAATCAAGTTTGAAGCTTGGTTGAATGCTGCTAATTTCGACATGAAATATCGTCTGAAACAAATGGAAAATGAAGCAACATCTTCATCACAGACTTCTGTTGAGAATGCAAACGATGCATCTGATGCTTCATAA